GACTCGACCTGCCGCGGTCTTGCTGTATTAGGGAAGCATGACAGCGCTTGAGAGCGACGACAGCCCGATCTACCTCCGCCTGCGCGGCATCATCGTTGCCGCCATCCTCGACGGTGCCTATCGCGAGGGCGACCAGCTTCCCTCGGTGCGCGCCTTCGCCGCCGAACATGGCGCCAATCCGCTGACCGTGGCCAAGGCCTATCAGACCTTCCAGGACGATGGCTATGTTACGGTGCGCCGCGGCGTCGGCATGTTCGTTGCGCCGGGTGCGGTGGGGCGGCTGCGCGATGCCGAACGCGCGCAGTTCCTCGAGCGGGTGTGGCCGCGCGTCAAAGCGCAGATCGACCGTGTCGGTCTCGACGCCGAAGACCTGCTCGACCGCGCGCACGCCTGATCCGTCAGTCCGTCCTGAGCTGCGGCATCGGCTGCGCCGCCGTGCCGAGCGCGCGCACGTCGAGTTCGATTGCGCCCTGCACGATCCGCAGCACATTATAGGACGGCGCGGTGTCGCGGATGCGTTCGGACAGCGTGCCCGCGCCGATCAGCCGCACGGTGCGGCCCGCCACCTCGTGCGCGACGTCGAACGGATCATGGACATGGCCGGTCAGCACCGCATGCGCGCCCGCGGCGGCAAGCCGGTCCAGCGCTGCGGAGCCGCCATGGGTCCGCGCGCTCGATCGCGTGCCCGCCTCGATCAGCGGATGATGGCAGGCGACCAGCACGACATGACCGGCGGGGGCCGCCCGCGTCAGGTCCAGCGCGGCGGAGAGGCTGCGGCCGCTGACCTTGCCCTTGGACCAGTTGAGCCGCCACTGCGCGCGCGCCGTCGTCTTGAGCGGCACCAGGGTCACGCCGTCGAGGTCGAGCGGGCGTTCGATCATCCGCTCCAACCGACGGTAGCGCCTGTAGGGCGTGGCGAAGCGCGCCAGCGGGTTGAGATAGGGCAGGTCATGGTTGCCGACCTCCACCGTGACCGGCACCGCCAGCGCTTCCAGCCAGGCCGCCGCCGCCGCGAATTCCTGCGCGCGCGCGCGCATCGTGAGGTCACCGGTGACGATCACCGCGTCGGGCCGCTCGGCGCGCACCTCGTTCTGGAACCAGTCGAGCGCGATCCGATCCTCCATGCCGAAATGGAGATCGCTGATATGGTAGAGCTTGGTCATATCCTTTCAACGCGCCAGCGGCGCCGCCTGCTCCCTGCTGGGCCGGGATCGGCCGCAATGCTATCGCGCTAATCCGATGAAGCGACTGATGTCCACACTCGGCGCCGTCGCCGCGCGCGCGGGGCTGACCGGCCCGGCGCTGCTCGACCTCGCCGACCGGCTGGCGCCCGGCGGGCCGCGCATCCGGCGACGGGTTGCCGGCGCGGCTTATGGCCCGGCGCCGCGCCAGCGGCTGGACCTGTGGCGCGCGGCGGGCGCGCGAGGGCCGCAGCCGGTGCTGGTCTTCTTCTATGGCGGCGGCTGGAGCGCGGGCGAGCGCCGCCATTACGGGTTCGCGGCGCGGGCGTTCGCGGCGCTGGGCTTCACCGTCGTCGTCCCCGACTATCGCCTCGTACCGGCAATCCACTTCCCCGCCTTCGTCGAGGATGCGGCCGCGGCGTTGCGCTGGGTGGCGGATCATGCCGCGGCGCATGGCGGCGACCCGGCGCGCATCCTGCTCGCGGGCCATTCGGCGGGGGCGCACATCGCCGCGCTGGTCGCGCTCGATCCCGGCTATGCGCAGGCGGCGGGGATCGAGCCGCGATCCATCCGGGGCGTCGCGGGGCTCGCCGGACCCTATGACTTCTTCCCCTTCGACGTGCCCGCCTCGATCGCCGCCTTCGGCCGCGCGCCCGACCCGCGCCTCACCCAGCCGATCCACTTCGCCCGCCGCGATGCGCCGCCGCTCTGGCTGGCGACGGGCACCGCCGACACCGTGGTCCGCCCGCGCAACAGCCAGGCGCTGGTCGCAGCGCTGACGTCCGCGGGCGGCAGCGCGGTCTATCGAGACTATGCCGGGCTCGACCATGCCGGGATCGTGATGGCGCTGGCCAAGCCGTTTCGCGCCAGGGCGCCGGTGCTCGCAG
The window above is part of the Sphingomonas sanxanigenens DSM 19645 = NX02 genome. Proteins encoded here:
- a CDS encoding alpha/beta hydrolase, producing MSTLGAVAARAGLTGPALLDLADRLAPGGPRIRRRVAGAAYGPAPRQRLDLWRAAGARGPQPVLVFFYGGGWSAGERRHYGFAARAFAALGFTVVVPDYRLVPAIHFPAFVEDAAAALRWVADHAAAHGGDPARILLAGHSAGAHIAALVALDPGYAQAAGIEPRSIRGVAGLAGPYDFFPFDVPASIAAFGRAPDPRLTQPIHFARRDAPPLWLATGTADTVVRPRNSQALVAALTSAGGSAVYRDYAGLDHAGIVMALAKPFRARAPVLAESAAFLMRAAFAD
- a CDS encoding GntR family transcriptional regulator; its protein translation is MTALESDDSPIYLRLRGIIVAAILDGAYREGDQLPSVRAFAAEHGANPLTVAKAYQTFQDDGYVTVRRGVGMFVAPGAVGRLRDAERAQFLERVWPRVKAQIDRVGLDAEDLLDRAHA
- a CDS encoding metallophosphoesterase family protein codes for the protein MTKLYHISDLHFGMEDRIALDWFQNEVRAERPDAVIVTGDLTMRARAQEFAAAAAWLEALAVPVTVEVGNHDLPYLNPLARFATPYRRYRRLERMIERPLDLDGVTLVPLKTTARAQWRLNWSKGKVSGRSLSAALDLTRAAPAGHVVLVACHHPLIEAGTRSSARTHGGSAALDRLAAAGAHAVLTGHVHDPFDVAHEVAGRTVRLIGAGTLSERIRDTAPSYNVLRIVQGAIELDVRALGTAAQPMPQLRTD